The region CTTCACTGGGCATCCCCCGGTATGAAACCGCGTTATTATATACAGGCACCTGTTTATTTGAGGGAACCAACTGCTCCGAAGGCAGGGGAACAACATTTCCCTTTGAAATGATTGGAGCTCCCTTTATTGAGGCGCAGCAGCTGGCAGATGAGATGAATGCATTGCGCCTTCCAGGCGTGTATTTCCGTCCGGTTCATTTCAAACCAACGTCCTCTAAGCATTCTGGAGAGCTGTGCGGCGGCGTTCAATTATATATTACAGACCGCCAGGTGATCAAGCCGTTAGAGGTAGGCGTAACCTTATTATTTACGATCAGGGACTTGTTTGAGCCGTTTGCATTTCTGCCTCCCGTGAAGGAGGGCTCACGTCCTTTTATTGACTTATTGGGCGGAAGCAGCATCTACCGGACGAAGGATATTCAGGCTAAGCAGCTGCTCGAACAGTTTGCAGAGGACAGCAGGCAATTTGCAGAAATGAAACAGCAGTATCATTTATATCACTAGCGGATGGTGAATAGCGGATGAGAACGATAGAACAAATGAGCTTGCGTGAGAAAATCGGGCAAATGTTCGTAACAGGCTTTCCGTCAACGGAGATGTCCCCGGAGCTGAAGGAAGTCATTGAGCAGTACAAAGTCGGAAATATTATTTTATTCTCCCATAATATCAGCAATAAGTATCAATTAGGCGGGCTTGTTGCAGAACTGCAGCAATGGTTCACCACACATACAGGCATTCCGGGCTTTATTACGATTGACCAGGAAGGCGGCCGGGTGACCCGGATGCCCAAGGATGCGACGAATGTAGCCGGAGCCATGGCCATTGCCTCTTCAGGACGCCCTGAAAATGCTTATGCAGCAGGCAGAATAACGGCCCGGGAACTACAAGCATTAGGCATTAATTTCAATCTTGCGCCCGTGATGGATGTTACCAGTAATGCGCTCAATCCGGTGATCAACGTCCGCTCTTACGGGGATACTGTTGAGACTGTATCGCAGTACGGGATTCAAATGATGAAGGGCTTGCTCGATGGCGGCGTAATGTCCTCGCTGAAGCATTTTCCCGGTCATGGGGATACCGATGTCGATTCACACATTGGCTTGCCTGTCATTAACAAAACGGTGGAGGAGCTAGAGCAGCTTGAACTGCTGCCGTTTAAGACTGCCATCGGGCAGGGGGCCGAGGCCATCATGAGCGCCCATATTTTATTCCCGCAAATCGAAACGTCTGGTGTACCGGGAACGATGTCTTATACGATTATTACAGAGCTGCTTAAAGAGAAATTGGGATTTGAGGGGTTGGTTGTCTCCGATTGTCTGGAAATGGATGCGATTAAACGCTATTACGGGACGGCCAAAGGTGCACTCGAAGCCGTTAAAGCAGGGATTGATCTGGTATTCATCAGTCACACGCCTGCAACGGTTAAAGAAGCGGTTCATTTAATAGAAGAAGCTGTAGCGGCGGGTGATTTGGATGAAGCGGTTATTGATGCAGCTGTTGCCAAAATTTTAGCCTATAAAGCCCGCTATACGCATGTTGGGGAACCGGATTACGGGATCGTGGGCTGCGAAGTTCACCGCCGGGCGAACGAGCTGATGCGTACGGAAACGATCTGCCTGATTAAAGGTGAGACCCAGCCCGTTCAGGCAGGGGATGGGCAGGTCTTGTTTGTGGGCTCCTATGCCTACCGGACCGACCTGGCCTCCAGCAGTGTGAATCAGGAGCTTAGCTTCCCGCAGTATATGGGTGAGCATTTTGCTGCAGCGTATGAGCTGATCGGTATTGATCCGGACGAGGAGCAGATTAACACAGTGCTGCACAAGGCTGAAGGGTACAAGCATGTTGTTATCGGGCTGTTCAATGCGCGTGAAAATACAGGCCAGCTGGCGCTTGTGCAGAAGCTTGTGGCAGCAAACTGTAAAGTAACGGCAATTACCTTGGGCCGGCCGTATGATTTAGCTTTAATCGAAGGCGGGTTTTGCGGCATTGCAGCCTTTGAATATACTCCGGATGCATTCAAGTCCCTTATTCCCATCCTGAATGGTGAGGTCACACCTGCTGCCAGTATTACGATTCAGCTATAGGGGGATATCAGTATGGCATTTATTGTTGGCATGGACGGGGGCGGCACCAAGACAGCTGTCATTGTTACTCATGATGATCAGGAAGAGCCTGTACTATCCTTTACGGCAGGGCCTATTAATTATAATGGCGGCGATGCCGGGGCTATTGCTGCCGCTTTCGGGGAGATTTTTAAGCAGATAAGGTCCTGCTGCACAAGCCTAACGGAAGTTAATCATGTATGTATAGGAGCGGCAGGCGTAAGCAATCCGGCAGTAGCCCGTTTTTTGGAGCAACAGGTGAGAGATAACGGTTATAGCGGGCCGCTAACGATTACCGGGGATCAGGAAACCGCACTATATGGAGCCCAGAATGCGATGCAGGGTATTATTCTCATTGCCGGTACAGGCTCCATTTGCTTCGGGGTGAATGAAAAGGGAGAGCGGCACCGCACTGGAGGCTTTGGTCATCTGATTGATGATGAGGGAAGCGGATATTATATCGGGCGTGAGCTCTTGTCCGTGCTGGTTCAGGCAGAGGACGGAAGAACAGCGGATACGATGATTCCGGAGCTGGTCTATAAGCAGCTTGGACTTGGTACGGTGCAAGAGGTTATAGGTTTTGTCTACGACAAAAACACAACGAAAAAAGATATTGCAGCGCTCGCCCCGGTGATGACGGCAGCATGCGGGCTCGGGGACGCCCAGGCGCTAAAATTGGCGGAGCAATGTGCAGCCGGTCTGTTTGAGCTTGTGGTGCCTGTGATTGAGCGGCTGAAATTATATGAGAGTAAGGTTGCAATTGCCGGAAGTGTGCTGCAGAAATCCCGTTTTGTAAGAGAGGCCTTAGAGCGGAAGCTTGCCCGCAGCTACCCGCAGACCCAGCTGATTATGCCTGTTCATAATGCAGCCTATGGTGCTGTACTGCTCGGAAAATCAAAAATGAGTAACGGGTAATCCTATGAATGAAGCAAAGGAAGGGTGGGCCATAAGTCCGGCAGTGTTGGACTTGCGGCACACCCTTTTTCCGGTGAATAAACAACTCCGGGGTGACAGGTTACGGTCAAAATTTGTCGGTTAAATAAAACACGGCCTGCTGTTTCGGGAACAGGGCCTGCAGAATATCAGCATGTCGGGCAGGGGTCCCAGCTTCAGCTTCGCCTTCCGCATTATAGCCGAAGACGATATAAGAGATCAGATTCCGCTCATCCACTTCTATGGTTATCCGGGACCCGGACTGACTATTCCCGGAAACGGAAAGCCGCTTCTGGCGGTAGTCGAGGCAGATCTTGTCCTCCCCGCATTGCAGCGTTATGGACAGCTCCTGTTCCGCCATCAAGGCATTGCCGTTAAGGCGATGCTCCAGTTCAAGCTGAAGCTTGTGGAAGGTAGAATACAGGTTGATCATTTTCCACATTGCCATATTAATGGGGACGGGCTCTGCCTGAAGCTGCTGATAATAGGCATACAGCTTGTGATCCTCAGGAAGCATCGCCATGATTTGCCTGGCCTTCGGCCGAAGACGGCATAATTCATGAAATAAGTACTCCACGCCGTCCGCTGCCTCATCCAGATAGATGAGTTCGTTGATAAATACCTGTTCGGTGTCCTTTTTTTCAATAATGCCATAAGCGACAATTTTATGATCGTGCTGAAGCAGCAGACAGTCCGATTTCTTCCATTCCGGCCAGCGGATCAGATCCTTCCAGTAGGTTTCATTACGTACTACAGTATAGGTGCGGTTCTGATTGAATTGTTCATAAATAGCACGGATATCCTCAAGATAACGGGGCTCAAAAGGTATAACCTCGTAACCGTCCGGCTGCCCGCCCCGCGCCTCATTTTCAACAGCGTAAGCAGTCTCGGGAATCAGTCTCCAGCCGGCCTTCTCATAAAATGCATGCTTGCTGGCCAGAAGTACACTTATATCATAACCGGCTTCTCTCATGTAGTCTGTTTGTGCAGCAAGAATTTTGTGTGTCAGCCCCATGCCGCGATAATTGGGATCTGCAGCGACGCTGCCCATAGCGCCCGTCTGCAAGACCGCTTGGCCGACTCTGATGGAAAGCGGAAAGATTTGAACATTGGCAGCAACCTTGCCGCCGACCGTTGCAAACCATGTGGTATCCGGGTCATAGGAGGTGTCGAGGTCTAATCTTTCCTGGAAATACCCCCGGCCTACGGAAAAACATTCATCTAAAATATCGTAAATCTGTTCAAGCTGTTCTCTGCCCGGCCTGTTGGTTACGCTTATATTTTGTTCTGGTGTTGTCGTCATCTTTGCTTTCCTCCTGGGTCGCTATGTTAAAAACAGAGTTCATTCAGAATCCTTCATCAGAATAAGCCGAAACCCCTCTTGAATATAAGTTCTCCGCTAACTTAATAAATTCTTCTGGCGGTATATCCTTTTCCTGCTGGAGCCAAAGGCGAAATAAAGAAAGGGTCGTCGTCAGATAGAACTCAATGAAGTATGGCGTTAAGGAATGATTTTGCGGAAGGCTTAGGAATTGCTCCATGGGGATGTCTCTTTTTAAGCGTGCTAAGAAACGGGGGCTTCCATAATCGCCCAGAAGGGCATGGAGCGCCAGGAGATGTTCTTTTCTGTCCAGACAAGACAGCGCATCCTGAACCGAATGCATCGACAGCTCGTTACCGGCTAGTTCTGCTTTGATGTCATGGAGCAAGTTATTTTCCACAGTGTCCAGAAGTTCGTAAATGTCAGTAAAGTATTGATAAAAGGTACTGCGGTTATACCCTGACCGGCTGGCGATTTCCTGGATGGAAATTTTCTCAACCGGCTTTTGGCTGTATAGCTCACAAAACACATCTATAAACTTTTGTCTTGTTTTCTCCGTAATTTGGGGCTGCTTGTTCATGTTTCCCTCCTGCCTGCGCATAAGATATCATCCGACAGATATTAAAAAACTGATGATTGATCAAGAAATCCTAAAGCTTTATGATCACA is a window of Paenibacillus sp. FSL H3-0469 DNA encoding:
- a CDS encoding glycoside hydrolase family 3 protein, producing MRTIEQMSLREKIGQMFVTGFPSTEMSPELKEVIEQYKVGNIILFSHNISNKYQLGGLVAELQQWFTTHTGIPGFITIDQEGGRVTRMPKDATNVAGAMAIASSGRPENAYAAGRITARELQALGINFNLAPVMDVTSNALNPVINVRSYGDTVETVSQYGIQMMKGLLDGGVMSSLKHFPGHGDTDVDSHIGLPVINKTVEELEQLELLPFKTAIGQGAEAIMSAHILFPQIETSGVPGTMSYTIITELLKEKLGFEGLVVSDCLEMDAIKRYYGTAKGALEAVKAGIDLVFISHTPATVKEAVHLIEEAVAAGDLDEAVIDAAVAKILAYKARYTHVGEPDYGIVGCEVHRRANELMRTETICLIKGETQPVQAGDGQVLFVGSYAYRTDLASSSVNQELSFPQYMGEHFAAAYELIGIDPDEEQINTVLHKAEGYKHVVIGLFNARENTGQLALVQKLVAANCKVTAITLGRPYDLALIEGGFCGIAAFEYTPDAFKSLIPILNGEVTPAASITIQL
- a CDS encoding BadF/BadG/BcrA/BcrD ATPase family protein, whose amino-acid sequence is MAFIVGMDGGGTKTAVIVTHDDQEEPVLSFTAGPINYNGGDAGAIAAAFGEIFKQIRSCCTSLTEVNHVCIGAAGVSNPAVARFLEQQVRDNGYSGPLTITGDQETALYGAQNAMQGIILIAGTGSICFGVNEKGERHRTGGFGHLIDDEGSGYYIGRELLSVLVQAEDGRTADTMIPELVYKQLGLGTVQEVIGFVYDKNTTKKDIAALAPVMTAACGLGDAQALKLAEQCAAGLFELVVPVIERLKLYESKVAIAGSVLQKSRFVREALERKLARSYPQTQLIMPVHNAAYGAVLLGKSKMSNG
- a CDS encoding GNAT family N-acetyltransferase, whose translation is MTTTPEQNISVTNRPGREQLEQIYDILDECFSVGRGYFQERLDLDTSYDPDTTWFATVGGKVAANVQIFPLSIRVGQAVLQTGAMGSVAADPNYRGMGLTHKILAAQTDYMREAGYDISVLLASKHAFYEKAGWRLIPETAYAVENEARGGQPDGYEVIPFEPRYLEDIRAIYEQFNQNRTYTVVRNETYWKDLIRWPEWKKSDCLLLQHDHKIVAYGIIEKKDTEQVFINELIYLDEAADGVEYLFHELCRLRPKARQIMAMLPEDHKLYAYYQQLQAEPVPINMAMWKMINLYSTFHKLQLELEHRLNGNALMAEQELSITLQCGEDKICLDYRQKRLSVSGNSQSGSRITIEVDERNLISYIVFGYNAEGEAEAGTPARHADILQALFPKQQAVFYLTDKF
- a CDS encoding TetR/AcrR family transcriptional regulator — protein: MNKQPQITEKTRQKFIDVFCELYSQKPVEKISIQEIASRSGYNRSTFYQYFTDIYELLDTVENNLLHDIKAELAGNELSMHSVQDALSCLDRKEHLLALHALLGDYGSPRFLARLKRDIPMEQFLSLPQNHSLTPYFIEFYLTTTLSLFRLWLQQEKDIPPEEFIKLAENLYSRGVSAYSDEGF